The following proteins are co-located in the Paenibacillus sp. FSL H8-0079 genome:
- a CDS encoding ABC transporter substrate-binding protein/permease — MKLISRYTMMLLTFVILLTTAVPVAFASGTTDNSSSKKLVLGTSADFAPYEFHKVINGKDEIVGFDIEIAKEIAKDLGAELVIEDMGFDGLLPSLQSGRVDLVVSGMTPTDERKKSIDFSDTYYKSKQVIMVRNVDKDKYPTMAELENAKIGVQKGSIQETIGQSIPGAKLTALDKISDIVLQLQTKRIDAAIVEDTVAAGYLDDIIGLAAAVPDEEQAEAAIGIRKGNTELLAAVNGTLERLKSEDKINQMVTDASLLMADKANKSQNIFQVFWEYKSFYATGVGYTLLLSALGVIFGVIIGLIICLFRLHDAAILRWIGTAYVEVIRGTPMLVQLMIIYYGISLTFGINFSALQAGILTLSINSGAYLAEIFRAGIQGVDRGQLEAARSLGMGRGAAMRYIILPQAFKAVLPAIGNEFVTIIKESSIISVIGMVDIMYQASVVKNITFQGLSPFLIAAAIYFVMTFILSKLLGRLERKLSASDRR; from the coding sequence TTGAAATTGATAAGTCGTTACACCATGATGCTGTTGACCTTTGTTATTCTGCTGACGACTGCCGTTCCTGTGGCATTTGCAAGTGGAACTACAGATAATTCAAGCAGTAAAAAGCTGGTGCTCGGTACAAGTGCCGATTTTGCACCATATGAATTCCATAAAGTGATTAATGGCAAAGATGAAATCGTCGGCTTCGATATTGAGATCGCCAAAGAGATTGCCAAAGATCTTGGCGCTGAGCTTGTGATTGAGGATATGGGCTTCGACGGTCTTCTGCCTTCATTGCAGAGCGGGCGTGTTGATCTGGTGGTTTCAGGTATGACGCCGACGGATGAGCGGAAGAAAAGTATCGATTTTTCCGACACCTATTATAAATCAAAACAAGTGATTATGGTTCGCAATGTGGATAAAGACAAATATCCAACCATGGCAGAACTTGAAAATGCGAAGATTGGCGTTCAGAAAGGCTCCATTCAGGAAACGATCGGACAGAGTATTCCAGGAGCGAAGCTTACTGCGCTGGATAAAATCTCGGATATCGTGCTTCAACTTCAAACAAAACGAATTGACGCGGCAATCGTTGAAGATACGGTTGCTGCAGGTTATCTGGACGATATCATTGGACTTGCTGCTGCTGTTCCGGACGAAGAGCAAGCAGAAGCGGCAATCGGGATTCGTAAAGGTAATACCGAGCTGCTAGCTGCAGTAAATGGAACACTGGAGCGACTGAAAAGTGAAGATAAAATCAATCAGATGGTGACGGACGCCAGCCTCTTGATGGCGGATAAAGCGAACAAATCACAAAATATTTTCCAAGTATTCTGGGAGTACAAAAGTTTCTATGCAACAGGTGTAGGATACACGCTCCTGTTATCTGCACTTGGTGTAATATTTGGGGTTATCATCGGATTGATCATCTGTTTGTTCCGTTTGCATGACGCTGCAATCTTGCGCTGGATCGGTACGGCTTATGTTGAAGTTATCCGTGGTACACCGATGCTGGTACAGCTGATGATTATCTACTATGGTATTTCCTTGACGTTTGGAATTAATTTCTCTGCTCTTCAAGCGGGTATTCTCACACTTTCCATTAATAGTGGTGCCTATCTGGCTGAGATTTTCCGTGCAGGTATCCAAGGTGTGGATCGTGGTCAGTTGGAGGCAGCGCGTTCCCTCGGAATGGGCAGAGGGGCAGCAATGCGTTACATTATATTGCCGCAAGCCTTCAAAGCTGTATTACCAGCGATCGGTAATGAATTCGTGACTATTATCAAAGAATCCTCCATTATCTCCGTTATCGGTATGGTGGATATTATGTATC
- a CDS encoding alpha-glycosidase, producing the protein MLLEAMYHVPRDKWAYAYDSSTIHLRVRTKRNDVQYVTALTGDKYNWNGTYKEIQLEKAAADSMFDYWEAAVKPQFKRLTYIFRITAGSEDVFLADNGIHYEAPYPTGGYYEFSYIHEIDVFKVPEWAKEAVFYQIMTERFANGDPKLNPQGTHDWGGKPELDNYFGGDLQGVLDHLHDLTELGVNAIYFTPLFQANSYHKYDTIDYKKVDPHFGDNAMLKQVTEECHRLGIRVMLDAVFNHCSEDFPPFQDVLQHGKNSTYADWFHINEYPVQIKEGIPTYDTFGFYGNMPKFNTANPEVKAYLLDVAEYWIKEIKLDGWRLDVANEVDNHFWRDFRKVVKAANPEAYIVGEVWSDSLTWLMGDQFDSVMNYPFADKVLQFFCGSMDGYHFANEMGSLIMRYPQQTNEVIFNMLCSHDTPRLLTRLGEDKRRLKLSVVFLFTYIGTPCIFYGDEVGISGDADPDCRKCMEWDPAKQDRELYDFYRLMIDLRKSNEALRKGRFRFLKADHNDPCIVYERVDDNLHFTVWMNNTPQDRTLSHPMETKDWKDALTEEPVFPTDGLMNIKLDPYGYRILYRQLDPATIHFNDSVQA; encoded by the coding sequence ATGCTGCTTGAAGCCATGTATCATGTTCCTCGTGACAAGTGGGCCTATGCCTATGATTCGTCTACCATACATCTACGCGTACGAACCAAGCGAAATGATGTGCAATACGTGACTGCACTGACCGGAGATAAGTACAATTGGAATGGAACTTACAAGGAAATTCAACTGGAGAAGGCTGCTGCCGATAGCATGTTTGATTATTGGGAGGCTGCCGTCAAACCTCAATTCAAACGCCTCACCTATATATTTCGGATAACCGCCGGTTCGGAAGATGTTTTCCTCGCGGATAACGGCATTCATTATGAGGCCCCCTATCCAACCGGAGGATATTATGAGTTCTCTTATATACATGAGATCGATGTGTTTAAGGTACCCGAGTGGGCCAAAGAAGCTGTATTTTATCAGATCATGACCGAGCGGTTTGCCAATGGAGATCCCAAGCTGAATCCTCAAGGAACCCACGACTGGGGTGGCAAACCTGAGCTGGACAATTATTTTGGTGGAGACTTGCAAGGTGTGCTGGATCATCTACATGACTTGACTGAACTTGGCGTGAACGCCATTTACTTTACCCCGTTATTCCAGGCTAATTCCTACCACAAATACGACACCATTGACTATAAAAAAGTTGACCCCCATTTCGGTGATAACGCCATGCTCAAACAAGTGACAGAAGAATGCCATCGCCTGGGTATCCGTGTCATGTTGGACGCGGTGTTCAACCATTGCAGTGAAGACTTCCCTCCTTTTCAGGACGTACTCCAACATGGAAAAAATTCAACGTATGCCGATTGGTTCCACATCAATGAATATCCGGTTCAGATCAAGGAGGGTATACCCACCTACGATACGTTTGGGTTCTATGGCAACATGCCCAAGTTCAATACAGCCAATCCTGAGGTTAAGGCATATCTACTCGATGTGGCTGAGTACTGGATAAAGGAAATCAAGCTGGATGGCTGGCGTCTGGATGTAGCGAATGAAGTGGACAACCATTTTTGGCGTGATTTTCGCAAAGTTGTTAAAGCCGCGAATCCCGAAGCCTATATTGTTGGTGAAGTATGGAGTGACTCCTTGACCTGGCTTATGGGGGATCAATTTGATTCCGTCATGAATTATCCTTTTGCCGACAAAGTGCTTCAGTTCTTCTGTGGATCAATGGATGGTTATCATTTTGCCAACGAAATGGGTTCATTGATTATGCGATACCCACAACAAACGAATGAGGTCATCTTCAATATGCTGTGTAGCCATGATACCCCTCGCCTGCTCACCCGGTTAGGAGAAGACAAACGCCGATTAAAGTTGTCAGTTGTATTTCTCTTCACCTATATCGGTACACCTTGTATTTTCTACGGCGACGAAGTTGGAATTAGTGGTGATGCTGACCCCGATTGTCGAAAATGTATGGAATGGGACCCGGCCAAGCAAGACAGAGAACTTTATGATTTTTATCGTCTAATGATCGATCTACGCAAAAGCAATGAAGCCCTGCGCAAAGGACGTTTCCGTTTCCTCAAGGCTGATCATAATGATCCCTGTATCGTGTACGAACGCGTAGATGACAACCTCCACTTTACTGTTTGGATGAACAATACACCTCAAGATCGTACGCTCTCACATCCCATGGAGACGAAAGACTGGAAAGATGCGTTAACCGAAGAGCCTGTGTTTCCAACCGATGGATTGATGAATATTAAGCTCGACCCCTATGGGTACCGCATTTTGTACAGGCAGCTCGATCCGGCGACCATCCATTTTAACGATTCAGTCCAAGCATAA
- a CDS encoding M20 family metallopeptidase, whose amino-acid sequence MTSNKSQILTVIDQYTSRFKAISSYIGANPELGNEEYLASARLKEELLFHGFTVEAPILGLDTAFIGTYSAAKPGPTIALLCEYDALPEIGHACGHHLICMMSLGAAVGLKSILDEVGGTIKVFGTPAEETRGAKVPMAEAGLFDDCDVALMAHPYYAYEKSGSSLAIDAVQFEFHGRSSHAAASPHEGINALDAVIQTFNGINAFRQQVKSTVRIHGVINNGGQAANIIPDYASAQFYVRAATRKELNILTERVIQIAEGSALQTGCKLVTSNYETSYDEMVTNEAFSAAFSQNLMELGIPQEEIVSGNDHGSMDIGNVSLKCPAIHPYIRVVDEVHTLHSIAFRDLALQERALDGMILGAKALATTAYDVLSQPELLQSIRTEFEQAIR is encoded by the coding sequence ATGACATCTAATAAATCACAGATCCTGACGGTTATTGATCAATATACTTCCCGTTTTAAAGCCATTTCATCATATATCGGTGCCAACCCCGAACTGGGAAATGAAGAGTATCTCGCTTCTGCCCGTTTGAAAGAAGAATTGCTCTTCCATGGTTTCACTGTAGAGGCTCCAATTCTGGGACTGGACACAGCCTTTATCGGAACCTATTCGGCCGCCAAACCCGGCCCTACCATCGCATTACTGTGTGAGTATGACGCTTTGCCGGAGATCGGTCACGCCTGTGGTCACCATCTAATCTGCATGATGAGTCTTGGTGCTGCTGTTGGGCTGAAATCCATTCTGGATGAAGTAGGTGGAACGATTAAAGTGTTTGGTACACCAGCTGAAGAGACACGAGGTGCGAAAGTTCCGATGGCAGAAGCAGGCTTGTTCGATGACTGCGATGTCGCTCTCATGGCGCATCCGTATTATGCCTACGAAAAGTCCGGCAGTTCACTGGCTATTGATGCTGTACAATTTGAATTCCATGGCCGCTCTTCACATGCTGCTGCAAGTCCGCACGAAGGCATTAATGCACTTGATGCTGTCATTCAAACGTTCAACGGGATCAACGCATTCCGGCAACAAGTGAAAAGCACCGTTCGCATTCATGGTGTGATTAACAACGGAGGGCAGGCAGCAAATATCATTCCTGACTATGCTTCAGCCCAATTTTATGTACGTGCAGCAACTCGCAAAGAACTGAATATCCTCACAGAACGTGTCATTCAGATCGCTGAAGGTTCTGCTCTCCAGACAGGTTGCAAGCTGGTGACATCCAACTATGAAACGTCCTACGATGAGATGGTCACCAATGAAGCATTCTCAGCTGCTTTTAGTCAAAATCTAATGGAACTCGGCATCCCGCAAGAAGAGATTGTGAGTGGTAACGATCATGGCTCCATGGACATCGGTAACGTCTCCCTGAAATGTCCTGCCATCCATCCCTACATTCGTGTTGTAGACGAAGTGCACACACTGCACTCCATAGCCTTCCGTGATCTTGCACTCCAAGAGCGTGCGCTGGACGGGATGATTTTGGGAGCCAAGGCACTAGCTACAACAGCCTACGACGTCCTGAGCCAGCCGGAGTTGCTTCAATCCATCCGTACAGAGTTCGAGCAAGCTATTCGCTAA
- the glgB gene encoding 1,4-alpha-glucan branching protein GlgB, with the protein MAIQPLAHPDILPEHIYLFHEGNLHHSYRMLGAQPETCDGRQGYRFTVWAPNAAEVGLALDRNGWKGEQEPLYKIPESGFWSRFFPEISEGTLYKFRILTEDGTELLKADPYAFQAEVRPQTASVTSSIEGYKWNDGAWRRKQRAMYNKPLHIYEMHMGTWKRKEDGSLYSYREMADLLVPYLLEMKYTHVEMMPLSEHPYDLSWGYQNTGFYAPTSRYGHPKDLMYLVDTLHQAGIGVLLDWVPAHFAKDAHGLRMFDGTPLYEYADPMLAEKPGWGTLSFDYSKPEIRSFLISNALYWMEMYHFDGLRVDAVTSMLRLDFEKQPGQYLTNDEGGLENKEAVAFLQQLNETVFKYFPYALMMAEESSAWPMVTLPVDEGGLGFNYKWNMGWMNDTLDYMESDFHERPSKHHLLTFPVVYSFAENYVLPLSHDEVVHGKKSLLDKMPGTYEQKFAGMRAFLGYFMTFPGKKLLFMGGDFGQFIEWKDEDQLDWFLLDYDSHRNLHKFERELSNLYLSEKALWELDHSLDGYEWITPDDQDQSVISYVRKGKKPADTLLVLINFQPVKRERYRIGVMRPGMYTEVLNSDHSVYGGSGITNDMQLPTEKIPFHGHPYSLELVLPPLSIVILKKNTRRKTDESPASITSVSSKTKNKNESNTLKPKRRTKA; encoded by the coding sequence TTGGCCATTCAACCGTTAGCACACCCGGACATATTGCCGGAGCATATTTATTTATTTCATGAAGGTAACCTTCATCACAGTTATCGAATGTTGGGCGCGCAGCCTGAGACTTGCGATGGCCGTCAGGGTTATCGCTTTACCGTATGGGCACCAAATGCCGCAGAAGTAGGGCTCGCTCTGGACCGTAATGGTTGGAAAGGCGAACAGGAACCTTTATATAAGATACCCGAATCAGGATTTTGGAGTCGTTTTTTTCCGGAAATCAGTGAAGGAACTTTATACAAGTTCCGTATATTAACGGAAGATGGAACAGAATTGCTCAAAGCGGACCCTTACGCGTTTCAAGCGGAGGTTCGACCTCAGACAGCCTCTGTCACCAGTTCAATCGAAGGTTATAAATGGAATGATGGAGCCTGGAGACGTAAACAACGTGCCATGTATAACAAACCTCTACATATTTACGAAATGCACATGGGAACCTGGAAGCGCAAAGAAGATGGTAGCCTCTATAGTTATCGTGAGATGGCTGACTTGCTCGTTCCTTACTTATTAGAAATGAAATATACACATGTTGAGATGATGCCTCTCAGTGAGCATCCCTATGACCTTTCCTGGGGATACCAGAATACAGGATTTTACGCGCCAACGAGCCGTTACGGGCACCCGAAAGATCTGATGTATCTTGTGGATACACTGCATCAGGCTGGAATTGGCGTATTGCTGGATTGGGTACCTGCACATTTTGCCAAAGATGCTCATGGGTTGCGTATGTTCGATGGAACGCCTTTGTATGAGTATGCAGACCCGATGTTAGCGGAGAAACCAGGCTGGGGTACGCTCAGTTTTGACTACTCGAAACCTGAGATTCGTTCCTTTCTGATCTCCAATGCACTGTATTGGATGGAGATGTATCATTTTGACGGACTTCGTGTTGATGCGGTTACGAGTATGCTTCGGCTTGATTTTGAGAAGCAGCCAGGACAATACCTTACCAATGATGAAGGGGGTCTTGAGAACAAGGAAGCTGTAGCTTTTTTGCAGCAGCTGAATGAGACAGTGTTCAAGTATTTCCCTTATGCATTGATGATGGCTGAAGAATCCAGCGCATGGCCAATGGTGACGTTACCTGTAGATGAGGGTGGCCTGGGTTTCAACTACAAATGGAACATGGGCTGGATGAATGATACGCTTGATTACATGGAATCTGATTTTCATGAGCGTCCTTCCAAACATCATTTGCTGACTTTCCCGGTCGTATACTCCTTTGCTGAAAATTATGTGCTACCTCTGTCTCATGACGAGGTTGTTCATGGCAAAAAGTCGCTCCTCGACAAGATGCCAGGAACCTATGAACAGAAATTTGCCGGCATGCGTGCTTTTCTGGGCTATTTTATGACTTTCCCAGGGAAAAAGCTGCTGTTTATGGGTGGAGACTTTGGCCAGTTCATCGAATGGAAAGATGAAGATCAACTGGACTGGTTCTTGCTGGATTATGACAGTCACCGCAATTTGCATAAGTTTGAGCGTGAGCTGTCTAACCTGTACTTGAGCGAAAAAGCTTTGTGGGAGCTTGATCATTCCTTGGACGGTTATGAATGGATCACTCCGGATGATCAGGACCAGAGTGTCATTTCATATGTACGCAAAGGAAAAAAACCTGCGGATACACTCCTTGTGCTCATTAACTTTCAGCCGGTCAAGCGGGAGCGTTACCGGATTGGTGTCATGCGTCCCGGTATGTATACCGAAGTACTGAACAGTGACCATTCCGTTTACGGCGGTTCAGGCATTACTAATGATATGCAGCTACCTACCGAAAAGATTCCTTTTCATGGGCATCCATATAGTCTCGAATTGGTTTTGCCTCCGCTGAGCATCGTGATTTTAAAAAAGAACACGCGTCGGAAAACGGATGAATCGCCTGCGAGTATAACTTCCGTCAGTTCAAAAACGAAGAATAAGAATGAAAGTAATACGCTCAAACCGAAGAGGAGGACAAAGGCATGA
- a CDS encoding HAMP domain-containing sensor histidine kinase → MIKKGITRQIVLHYFFVVFLALLLVEFVFMLAVQRYYYESIYNTISTHISNSKDFFEPIARENNTEDGNNLSRLIVNLALSNTELEILDLNGRVLASSTAFESDRAVLQTSDIMQALNGDMGRWIGRQPGTGESVMAVSHKFDLGGENTYVIRYLTSLEDVNSKLLNMGLLAAAVGVAVLAIVLIISIGMANSIVRPINNITAVSAQMARGRLDVRVKGNYKHELGELASTLNFMAHEIVRSNQIKDDFISSISHELRTPLTSIKGWSETLDSGGYDPEETRIGMGIISKETERLIGLVEEMLDFSKLQQNQMKLVKGTVNIREIVQETMLNVWAKAEQKQVHLKLETDETRAYNVHGDGNRLKQVFLNVVDNAIKFSHENSWIFLSVKEENGQIIAAVQDTGIGISEEHLIKVRDRFFQVNHQNGGTGLGLAITQELVELHEGTITMQSELGSGTTVTVTLPAVAEEMGTEESVTQSGDAEVTDERTASDVKLDLEKS, encoded by the coding sequence ATGATTAAAAAAGGCATTACACGGCAGATCGTACTACACTATTTCTTCGTAGTTTTTCTTGCTCTGCTGTTGGTCGAATTCGTATTTATGTTGGCAGTACAAAGGTATTATTATGAAAGTATCTACAATACGATTAGTACCCATATTTCCAATTCAAAGGACTTTTTCGAGCCGATCGCCCGTGAGAATAATACGGAGGACGGTAATAATCTGTCCAGACTGATTGTGAATTTGGCATTATCCAATACTGAATTGGAAATTTTGGATCTGAACGGGCGCGTATTGGCGAGTTCGACTGCTTTTGAATCTGACCGTGCTGTGTTGCAAACCAGTGATATTATGCAGGCTTTGAACGGGGATATGGGACGCTGGATTGGAAGGCAACCAGGTACTGGAGAATCCGTCATGGCCGTTTCACACAAGTTTGATCTGGGCGGCGAAAATACTTATGTTATTCGATATCTGACATCACTGGAAGATGTGAATTCCAAGCTGCTGAATATGGGATTGCTTGCCGCTGCAGTCGGTGTTGCCGTGCTAGCCATTGTCTTGATCATCAGTATTGGTATGGCAAACTCCATTGTACGCCCAATCAACAACATCACTGCAGTATCTGCTCAAATGGCCAGGGGACGGCTCGATGTCCGGGTTAAAGGGAATTATAAGCACGAACTGGGCGAATTGGCATCGACGCTTAACTTTATGGCACATGAAATCGTACGCAGTAATCAGATCAAGGATGATTTTATCTCTTCGATCTCACATGAACTAAGAACACCTCTGACCAGTATCAAGGGCTGGAGTGAGACACTGGACTCAGGCGGTTACGATCCGGAAGAAACTCGTATCGGGATGGGTATCATTTCCAAGGAAACCGAACGACTGATTGGACTTGTTGAAGAGATGCTGGATTTCTCCAAATTGCAGCAGAATCAGATGAAGCTGGTCAAAGGAACCGTCAACATTCGTGAAATTGTACAGGAAACGATGTTGAATGTCTGGGCCAAAGCGGAACAAAAACAGGTTCATCTCAAGTTGGAAACGGATGAGACTCGTGCTTATAATGTCCATGGAGATGGCAACAGACTGAAACAAGTCTTCTTGAACGTTGTGGATAATGCGATCAAATTTTCACATGAAAATTCCTGGATATTCTTATCCGTCAAAGAGGAGAATGGTCAGATTATTGCAGCTGTTCAGGACACCGGTATCGGCATCAGTGAGGAACACCTAATTAAAGTGCGGGACCGCTTCTTCCAGGTCAATCATCAGAATGGGGGAACGGGACTGGGGCTTGCGATTACGCAGGAACTGGTAGAACTACATGAGGGAACCATTACGATGCAGAGTGAACTCGGATCGGGGACAACCGTTACGGTTACGTTACCGGCTGTGGCTGAGGAGATGGGTACAGAGGAATCTGTAACCCAGTCTGGTGATGCTGAAGTCACAGATGAGCGAACAGCAAGCGATGTGAAATTGGATCTAGAAAAGTCTTAA
- a CDS encoding glucose-1-phosphate adenylyltransferase, translating into MFNKDCIAMLLAGGEGKRLAPLTSSIAKPAVPFGGHYRIIDFPLSNCVNSGIDTVGVLTQYQADSLHDHIGGGEPWGHGNSSEAGISLLPSYHTGNDEYLGTADAIYKNIDYIDKQNPENVLILSGDHIYHMNYREMLEAHQANNAAATISVMEVPWDEAHRFGIMAADADLRVTEFAEKPAEPKSNLASMGIYMFNWKYLKRHLLEDAANPESSHDFGKDVIPQMLNENNPLFVYNFNGYWKDVGTVKSLWDAHMDLLYNEEDWSLQKENWPMFTRDWRSKPSAYKARHTKIEHVASMIHDSCAIEGRAERSVIFCGAEVGKGSEVKDSVVMPNARIGRGVHIERAIIGEGAIIKDGAIVKGTADEIVVVGPNEIVSAKPAVRTQPVRILKEVYEKSGRLRAGELSS; encoded by the coding sequence ATGTTTAATAAAGATTGCATCGCTATGCTGTTGGCGGGAGGAGAAGGGAAGCGATTAGCCCCTTTAACCTCAAGTATCGCAAAACCCGCTGTACCGTTTGGCGGGCACTACCGGATCATCGATTTTCCTCTCAGTAACTGCGTTAACTCAGGGATCGACACTGTAGGTGTACTAACGCAGTATCAAGCGGATTCATTACATGATCATATCGGTGGAGGAGAACCATGGGGACATGGTAACTCAAGTGAGGCAGGAATCTCCTTGCTTCCATCTTATCATACAGGAAATGACGAATACTTGGGAACGGCGGATGCTATTTATAAAAATATCGACTATATTGACAAACAAAACCCCGAAAATGTTCTAATTTTGTCGGGTGACCATATTTATCATATGAATTATCGCGAAATGTTGGAGGCTCATCAAGCCAATAATGCCGCAGCAACGATTTCAGTTATGGAAGTTCCGTGGGATGAAGCACATCGCTTTGGGATCATGGCTGCCGATGCTGATCTGCGTGTAACCGAGTTTGCCGAGAAACCGGCTGAACCAAAAAGTAATCTGGCTTCAATGGGAATTTACATGTTCAACTGGAAGTACCTGAAACGCCATCTCTTGGAAGACGCTGCTAACCCTGAATCCAGCCATGACTTCGGTAAAGATGTGATTCCTCAGATGTTGAACGAGAATAATCCCCTCTTTGTCTATAACTTTAATGGTTATTGGAAAGATGTAGGTACAGTTAAGAGTCTGTGGGATGCACATATGGATCTGCTCTATAACGAAGAAGACTGGAGTCTTCAAAAAGAAAACTGGCCAATGTTTACTCGCGACTGGCGCTCCAAGCCAAGTGCTTACAAAGCTAGACATACGAAGATTGAACATGTGGCATCCATGATTCACGACTCTTGTGCCATTGAAGGTCGTGCAGAACGTTCCGTGATCTTCTGCGGTGCTGAAGTAGGTAAAGGCTCTGAGGTTAAAGACAGTGTCGTCATGCCTAACGCACGCATAGGTCGTGGTGTTCACATCGAACGTGCTATCATCGGTGAAGGTGCGATTATCAAAGACGGTGCAATTGTGAAGGGTACGGCGGATGAAATTGTTGTCGTTGGACCTAACGAGATCGTCTCTGCCAAGCCGGCTGTCCGTACGCAACCTGTCCGTATATTAAAAGAAGTATATGAAAAAAGTGGGCGCCTGCGCGCTGGTGAACTTTCTTCATAA
- the glgA gene encoding glycogen synthase GlgA, producing MNILFAAAEVHPFIKTGGLADVIGALPFALKKGGADVRVIMPKYKGIPDEYKDALQPVITTDVPLGWRRPYCGIEMLVFDGIPVYFVDNEYYFGRDGVYGYMDDGERFAFFNRAVLEVLPQIEFKPDVLHSHDWHAGMTPLLLEAHYRHDSFYSEIRTVFTIHNLLYQGVFPHELFSEILELDDRYFTVDGAEYYGNVNFLKAGIVYADHVTTVSPTYAEEVQTSYYGYGLDGLLSSLGDRFSGIVNGIDTKSYNPATDTKIPVKYRTSLSKKTENKIELQKELGLPVRPDVPLMVMVTRLVDSKGLDLVCRILDELLYYDDIQFAVLGTGEQAYEHWFREAANRYPLKMSAQITFNDGLSRRFYAGSDIFLMPSRFEPCGISQLLALRYGSVPLVRETGGLNDTVQAYNEYTGEGNGFSFTSFNAHDMMNTIRRAEEIYKQPEHWKKIVKNAMGGEYSWNVSAEEYMDIYRRITLEPIN from the coding sequence ATGAATATTCTATTTGCTGCTGCTGAAGTACATCCATTTATCAAAACAGGAGGCCTAGCTGACGTAATCGGTGCTCTCCCGTTCGCTTTGAAGAAGGGCGGGGCAGACGTGAGGGTGATTATGCCTAAATACAAGGGAATTCCCGATGAGTATAAAGACGCATTACAGCCAGTCATTACAACAGATGTGCCCCTTGGCTGGCGTAGACCCTATTGTGGAATAGAAATGCTGGTTTTTGATGGAATTCCAGTTTACTTTGTGGATAATGAGTATTATTTTGGGCGTGACGGAGTGTACGGGTATATGGATGATGGCGAGCGCTTCGCCTTCTTCAACCGTGCAGTGCTCGAAGTGTTGCCACAGATTGAGTTCAAGCCTGACGTACTGCACAGTCATGACTGGCATGCGGGAATGACTCCTTTGTTGCTGGAAGCTCACTATAGACACGACTCATTCTATAGTGAGATACGTACAGTATTCACCATACATAACTTGTTGTACCAAGGGGTATTCCCGCATGAGTTATTCAGTGAAATCCTTGAGCTGGACGATCGATATTTCACTGTGGATGGGGCCGAATATTATGGTAATGTCAATTTCCTGAAAGCAGGAATTGTGTACGCAGATCATGTAACGACCGTGAGTCCAACGTATGCAGAGGAAGTGCAGACATCCTACTATGGGTATGGCTTGGACGGACTGCTCAGTTCTCTTGGAGATCGCTTCAGCGGGATAGTGAACGGAATTGATACCAAGAGCTACAACCCGGCAACGGACACTAAGATACCAGTGAAATACAGAACGAGTCTGTCCAAGAAAACGGAGAACAAAATTGAGCTGCAAAAGGAACTCGGACTTCCTGTTCGCCCGGATGTACCTCTCATGGTCATGGTCACAAGGCTCGTGGACTCCAAAGGGCTTGATCTGGTCTGCCGCATCCTGGATGAATTATTGTACTATGATGACATTCAATTTGCGGTACTGGGAACAGGGGAGCAGGCGTATGAACACTGGTTCCGTGAAGCTGCGAATCGTTATCCGCTCAAAATGTCTGCCCAGATTACATTCAACGATGGGTTATCCCGTCGTTTCTATGCAGGCAGTGATATCTTCCTGATGCCATCCAGATTCGAGCCATGTGGTATTAGCCAGCTACTGGCTCTGCGATACGGCAGTGTGCCTCTCGTAAGGGAAACAGGTGGTCTGAATGATACCGTGCAGGCATATAACGAGTATACAGGAGAAGGGAATGGCTTCTCATTCACGAGCTTTAACGCACATGACATGATGAATACGATTCGGCGTGCTGAGGAGATCTACAAACAGCCAGAACACTGGAAGAAAATTGTGAAGAATGCCATGGGCGGAGAATATAGCTGGAACGTCTCAGCTGAGGAATATATGGATATCTATCGCCGGATTACGCTTGAACCTATAAATTAA